The Pseudanabaena sp. ABRG5-3 genome includes the window TTTGTTCCCACTCTCATTCTTTTAACAATTGCAATCCAAAACCAGAGGATGAATTGCGGCGCTTTGCGCCGCAACTCATCCTCTGGTTTTATGTCCTGAGCAAAACTTGCTTTGCAATAGATTTGTTGTAACAGAATGTTAAGTTATTGCTGTCATAGCGGCATGACTCCTTGACAGCATCAAATTCTCCCTGTACCTTAGTTGCATACCCGGGTATTCACTGTTCTTAACCACTATGCAAGACAAGCAAAAGGTAACTTTTTATCTCCCCGAACGACTACATCAGCAGCTTAAGATTCGCTCTGCTATTGATGGTGATTCGATGTCAGACTTGGCAGAAAAGGCTATCAGCTTTTACCTATCCCACGCTGATATTGTGGAGTCCGCAGGTATCGGGCATACTCATCAAACTTATAACTGTCCAAGCTGTTCTCAGACAGTTGTAATCCGCAATGGTGATTTGCTAGCGATCGGGGGCAATCGTACTCAGACTTTACCTGTAACTGTTAGCAAAGCTGATGGCGCAGGCGAAGAGCTAGTATCCGTTAACTGAATTTCTAGACCCTAGACGTTAATTTATCTGTAGACAAGGTGAGGATGGAGGCGTAAACCTCTGTATTACTATATGCAAGAACAACTTAGCATTTTAATTCAAGCCCAATATCCCTTGATCTACCTCAACACCCCAGAGGAAGAAAGAGCAGAACGGGCGATCGCTAACATTTCTCAACTTAAGCCAATCCGTCGAGTGTTCGTATGGACTTCGACCCGTGGAATTGTTGAGTATGGTCAGGCAACAGGAGCAGCCCAACACAATACTGAGTCGATCCAAGCGGCTTTGCAATGGGTGATTCGCTCTGATCAAAAAGATCCTGCTATCTATATATTTAAAGACGCGCATCCTTTCTTTGATCATCCAGTAACCGTCCGTTGTCTACGTGATGCAGTTGCTAACTTTAAAGGCACTCAAAAAACGATCATTTTGATGTCGCCCATCCAAGTGATTCCTGTTGAACTAGAGAAAGACATCGTTGTACTTGATTTTCCTCTGCCAGATATTAAAGCGATCGAAGAGGTTCTCGACCAGCAACTCGGACAGGTTCGTACGAAGAAGATATCTGCGGAAACCCGTGAGAAGTTAGTCAGAGCTACCCTAGGCCTAACTCAAGATGAAGCTGAAAAGGTTTATCGCAAAGCTCAAGTTACTAATGGCAAATTGACCGAAGAAGAAGTTGATATTGTTCTCTCAGAGAAGCAACAGTTAATTCGGCGCAATGGCATCCTCGAATATATCGAAGATGAGGAAGATTTGGATGCAGTTGGGGGACTTGAAGAGTTAAAGCATTGGTTGCAACAGCGATCAAATGCCTTTAGCCAAAGAGCGAGAAATTATGGATTGCCTCAGCCTAAGGGAATGCTGATTCTCGGTGTCCCCGGCTGTGGTAAGTCCTTAATCGCCAAGACCACTGCAAGGCTCTGGTCATTGCCCTTAATTCGTCTCGATATGGGTCGCGTTTATGATGGCTCCACCGTAGGCAAGTCAGAGGCAAATTTACGCAATGCCCTCAAAGTTGCCGAATCGATTTCACCAATGATTCTATTTATTGATGAGCTTGATAAAGCTTTTGCGGGGGGAGCAGGTTCAGCAGATTCCGATGGTGGTACATCATCACGAATCTTTGGTACGTTCCTAACATGGATGCAGGAAAAGAAATCACCTGTATTTGTGATGGCAACCGCCAACCGTATCGAAAAGTTACCGGGGGAATTTCTCCGCAAGGGGCGTTTTGATGAGCTATTCTTTGTGGATTTACCTAATGGTGAAGAACGCAGAGATATCTTTAAAATTCATCTGTGCAAGCGTCGTCCAGATGTTGAAAAATTAGACAGGTTCGATTTTGAGCAACTATCGAAAGTAAGCGATGGTTTTTCGGGGGCGGAAATCGAGCAGGCAGTAATTGCTGCCATGTATGAAGCTTTTGCCCAAGATCGGGAGTTTACACAGCTAGACATCATTTCGGCTGTGAAATCGACAACTCCTCTCTCGCGCACGATGACTGAGCAGGTTGCTGCTCTGCGTGACTGGGCAAGGATGCGGGCTAGACCCGCCGCAACTTCTGTCGCTGAATATCAGCGTATGGAGTTTTAAAAAGCTTATTCTGCTGTTTTTGCAGGCAGCAGAGTTAAGGCTAGATTCTAAAGAATCTCTTATCAAAAGATCTTTAGGCTAGCAGCTAACATAAGAGTTAAGAACCACCAAATCTCTTATGTCTCCCGTTTGAGTTAACAGTTGAGTTCACACTTGAATTAACAATTATTTACAGGAGCTACACTATTATGTCTCATTTCAGCACTCTTCGCACAAAAATTACTGATGCCGAAGTCCTCAAGTCGTCTTTGCGCGATCTGGGTATTACCGTTAATACTGAAGCTGATGTTCGTGGCTATAACAGCCAGCGCATCCGTGCCGACATTGTAGCGACTCTTGAAGGTGACTATGATCTAGGCTGGTCTCGTAATGCTGATGGTTCTTTTGACCTGATCGCTGATCTCTGGGGTGTTGCCAAAAAGCACAATCAGACTGAGCTGATCAACTCGATCAACCAAAAGTATGCTGTTAACAAGGCTCTGACTGAAGTGAAGCGTCCTGGTCTCAGCAATGCCAATGTCAAACTCGTCTTGCAGTAAGGTGCCTAATCTTGCGAGTTAACTATGCAAATTAACAGGTTAGTCATCGTTGACTAGCCTGTTTTTTATAGAAGGCAAATTACAAGAAATAATACTAAAAACAATACGGAAGCTACAATCTGCGTTTCTTTGTAAATCTAAGATTTAAATCATACTCTTCCAATTTCTTGATTTTAAATGTAAGATTATGATACAAAATTTGAGCTAACGTCGCCCCAATGGAAATTGCGATCGCCCTCTTGCAACATTACAGCTTTGATCTTGGTGGATATACCATCAATGATTTGACTCGTGCATGGAGCAAGTTTAAGCCTGAGTGGGTGCGTCAAGCCGTTATCGAATCATTGTTTCAAGGCAGATACAAAGCAATTTCTGTAAGTCAAATTTTGCAGCTATGGGAACGCAAAGGGGAACCAAACTGTCGCTATAACCGTGAATTTGAGCGATTGGTATGTGGTGATGTAGCTGTGATTTATGAAGATCGAATTTACTATACGCCCCCACGCACCTCTACTCGCGAAGTGCCGATTACCGAAATAGCTCCCTTTGCGCCAGCCGAAAAGATTTCTTCACCGATTCCATTTCCCCGTCGTTCCAAGCTTGCAGGTATTCCCATCTCTCCATCACCTCAACCTAAATCCCAAAAATATCCTAGTCGTTTAGCTTCTTTACCTTCAGGCACAACCAAATCTACTCAAGACTCATCTACAAATTTAAAAGCAGAATATTCAGAAGCCTATCGTTCTGCCTATGAAAATATGACTTTGTTAGCAGAGACCTCAATATTTGTAGATAAGCTGCGGTCAATGTGTAGCGATCGCCTAGTCTTACCCGCTCCAGAATTCATAACTGAACAAGAGCAAGTAGAGATTGCCTCCGAGTAAAGAAGTGAGGCGCAAAGCGCCTTATTTCTTTTATTTGGCTAAAGCCTTTTCATGTTGTCCTCGTAACTGTCCACAGGCAGCATCTGACTCTAGTCCCCTAGTGCGGCGTACACTCACCGCGATTTTATAATCTTCTAACACCTGTACAAAGGTTTGAATTGCCTTCTCGCTGGGGCGTTTGTAATCGGCATCAGTGACAGGATTATAGGGGATCAAATTTACATGACTTTGGAAGCCACGAATTAAATGTGCTAGTTCCTGTGCCTGTTCAGCAGAATCATTTACTCCAGATAGAAGCGTATACTCAAAACTAATTCTTCTACCAGTAATTTCCACATACTCGCGACAATCATCCATTAGGGATTCTAGCGGATAGCGATCGGCGGAGGGAATCACTTGAGCACGAACCTGTTGATTAGGAGCATGGAGACTGACTGCAAGCGTTACTTGGAGATGTTCCTTGGCAAATCTGGGGATTTGATTGGGAATGCCAACGGTGGAAACGGTAATATTGCGTTGACCGATACCGATATCTTTATTAATGACATGAATTGCCCCAACAAGATTCTCAAAATTCAGTAATGGCTCGCCCATGCCCATGAAGACGATATGGCTGACGCGCTGCTGCATCACCTCTTGTACCGTCAGCACTTGGTCAATAATTTCATGCTTGGCTAAGTTGCGCCGAAATCCCCCTTTGCCTGTGGCACAAAAATCACATGCCATCGGACAACCAACCTGAGTCGAGACACAAACTGTTAAACGCTTGCTGGTGGGAATGCCAACGGTTTCGACAATTTCACCATCGGCTAATTGCAGAAGAAATTTCTCTGTGCCATCGCGACTTTGCTTATGGAGATGAATTTGTGATCGCCCCATCTCAACAGTTGGATTCGCCGCAAACTGCTCGCGCCATGCCTTCGGAAAAACCGTAATATCTTCTAAACTTCTTGCCCCCCTTGCATAGAGCCATTCATGAAGTTGTTTGCCACGATAGCTAGGCTGCCCTTGAGATACTACCCATTCGGTGAGTTCGGATTGCGATCGCCCCAATAGAGGCAGGGCTTTAGTCGAAGGGGTTGGCAAGGTATTGGCAGTCATGGTGGCGTAGGCAAATGGGCGAATATCTTAAGTTTACTCAAAAATTAGAATGATTGCTGTAACCGAAGGAAGATACAAAAAATCTATAGAGTAAAATCTTAAGATTTCCACGCTTTTTGACTAGTATTAAAGAATCTTAAGGCTAGTCTCTTGAGATAAAAAATTGTGTATTTAATTATCAATTTTAATGCTAAAAATTTTAAATTTTACCATAAGAATTATGTATAAAAATCAAAATTCATTATATTATTTTTGTATGTCATTAATATCCTCTTGAATAAATTCATCAATCTCTTTGGAACCAAGGAGTGGATGAAAATCCATATTTTTATAATACCAACGACCAACATTCACTGCAAATAATTTAGTTTGATTGCTAGATTTATGAGTAACTATTAAAGCTAAAGACTCTGTATAAAACTTATAACTACTCTGATCAGGGATATTAAGCTCTGAAACATTTAATTCTTCAAGTATCTTATTTGCAATGGTTTCATCGAATTGAAATTTTAATTCATTAAATAATTGCTCTACTCTATTTTTTAAAATATCAATTTTAATGTTAATTGCTGTAGCTCTCAATTTCTCATCTTCTCTATTTTGTCTTTCAATTTCTACAAATTCTTTATCCGCTTCTCTTTTTTGAATAAGTTGTCTTTTCTCAGAATCTTCTGCAATGGCTAAAATTAGCCATAACACTAAAGCAAGTACAAGAATATAAATTACAGTAACCATTTTATATAAGCTTATTAAGCAACATATTATATCTACTCATTTGTAAGTATAAACACTTGAAAATGTATATGAGATAATTGAAAAAAGTAGGAATTTGACTAAAATTTATGAAACGCCGTCAGCTTTTATTCGCATTAGGTGGAGCATTGATTGGAGTTCCTGTGATTGGGGCTTTGATTTATGATGCGATCGCGAAATCGAAAAATCAAACCATATACGAACCTGCCGCCGCCCAGTCGCCGCCAGCAACTTCTGCAAATAATCTTGCTGATGCCAATAATGAAGTCATTTTGGAGACTACGGAAGAGCCATTATTGCGTTTTGCAGCGATCGCCGATAATGGCTTTGGTAGCCCCGACCAGTTTGCTGTTGCTAAGTCCATGTGGGACACCTATCAGCAAAAGCCCTATGGCTTCGTACTAATGGCAGGCGATAACATTTATTCCTACGGTGAAATTAAATTAGCAAGAGCCTATTTTGAAGAACCCTATGCCCCATTGCTCAAAGAGAATGTGAAATTTTATGCAGTGCTGGGCAACCATGACATTATTAAATCTAACAATGGTCTTGACCAGATTAATTACAAGCCTTTTAACATGAGCGATCGCTACTACTCCTTTACCAAAGGTGATGTTAACGAAGGAACCGTAGAATTCTTTGCGATTGATACAAATAGTAATGCTCCTTGGGATGCACAACTGGCATGGCTCGATCAGCAACTCGCCAAAAGCACTGCCCCTTGGAAAATTGTCTATGGACATCATCCCCTGTACTCATCAGGTAGACATGGTAGCAATCCCGAATTAGCGGCTAAGCTTGCGCCCATATTTGCTAAACACAAAGTCCCCCTATACCTCTGCGGTCACGATCATGGCTATGAGCGATTTAATCCTATTAATGGTACGGCTTATATTGTCAATGGTGGCGGCGGTGCACCTTTATATAAATTCGGGCGATCACCACAAACCGCCTTTGTGAGTTCGCAGTTTAGCTTCATGACTTTTGATGTCTATCAAGATAAAATCATCACCAAAGCGATCGCTACCGATGGCAAAGTATTTGATCGCGCCATAATTACGAAAACCATTTGATATCAGTGTCCCAAAGTGTCACTTGCATCAATCTAACTAAACTACTAATTCCTATGAGCTTATACCTGTACGCGATTTTACAAGCTGAAAGTCTGGATCTGATTAAAAATCTTGATCTCAAAGGTATGAATACTCAGCCAGTTCAGTTTCACTCATTGCCACCTTTCGCGATCGTTTACAGTGAATCTCAACAGGATCGTTATCTCGCTAGCCGTGCCAACCTCATTGCCCATGAAACTGTTTTAGAATCGCTCATGAAAGCGATCGATCCTCATCAAGCAGTTCCCTTACCACTCCAATTTGGACTAGTAGTTGATGAATGGGAAGAAGTTCAACGCGATTTACTCATTCCCTATGAATCTAAACTAAAGGATCTCATTAATAACCTGATTGGCAAGCGAGAAGTTAGCGTCAAGCTATTTTGGAATCAAACCGAAGAGTTAAATCTTGCAGTTGCGGAAAATGAAGGACTGCGCCAACGACGAGAAGCACTAGTCGGCAAAATTTTGAGTATGGATGAAGCGATCGCGATCGGGCAAGAACTAGAAGCTGCGATCGAGCAACGTCAACAAATCATTGTTGAAGCATTTATCAACACACTCAAGCCTTTATCCCATGACTACGCAGAAGGTGAACTACTCACCGAAAGTATGATCTATAACGGATCTTTTCTAATTGATTGGGATAAAGAACCTGAATTTGCTGCATCTGTTGAAGATCTAGATAAACAATTTGAAAATCGCCTCAGAATTCGCTACAACGACTTCACATCACCCTACAACTTTGTTAAATTTGAGCGCGAGTAGAATCTAAAGACAACTCCAAATAACTAATTAAAAAGTTAATCTTTAGATAGATAATGCGATGAATAGCAAAATTAGGGATAATGTCTACAGATCAATTTTACAAATATATATAGTATGTATGACTTCATTGTTATTGGTAGTGGAATCGTTGGACTTGCAACAGGACGGTCTTTGCTCCAGAGTTATCCTAAAGCAAAACTGTTAATTCTAGATAAAGAGAGTCAATGGGCATTCCACCAAACCAGTAATAATAGTGGTGTGATCCATTCTGGTATTTATTACAAGCCAGGTAGCTTTAAAGCAAAATTTTGCCGTGAGGGAAATATTTCCATGACAGAATTTTGTAATAAACATAATATTAGTCACGAAATATGCGGGAAAGTAATTGTTGCAACACAGCCACAAGAGTTATCTCTCCTTGAAAATCTTTATCAGCGTGGCTTAGCTAATGGACTTAAAGTAGAGAAAATTAGTGCTGAAGAAGTCAAAGAGGTTGAACCCCATGTAAGTTGTATCGCTGGATTACGCGTATTTTCCACAGGAATTGTCAGCTATCGCCAAGTTTGCCAAAAGTTAGTGGATATGATTAGAGATGACGGTGGCGAACTTTTGCTTAATGCCAATGTGACTCAGATTAAAGATATTTCTGAAGGCAAAGAAATAGATACAAGTCAAGGGATTTTCGCAACTCGAATGCTAATTAATTGCGGTGGTCTTCAAAGCGATCGCCTTGCAAGATTAGGCAATGTTGACCCACAGATACAGATTATTCCCTTTCGTGGAGAATACTATGAGTTAAAGCCTGAAAAAAGGTATTTAGTAAAGACTCTCATTTATCCTGTTCCTAATCCTAATTTCCCATTTTTGGGGGTTCACTTTACCAAAATGATTGATGGCACTGTTCATGCTGGTCCAAATGCTGTTCTGAGTCTTAAGCGTGAGGGATATCGCAAAACAGATTTTGATCTACGAGATGCTGCTGAAATTTTTTCCTATCCTGGTTTTTGGAAATTAGCCTCTAAGTATTCTAAAGATGGTATTCAAGAAATCATTCGTTCTTTTAGTAAAGCAGCATTTGTGCGTAGCCTTCAGCATCTGATTCCTGAGGTAACAGCAGATGATTTAGTGCCAACACATGCAGGAGTTCGTGCTCAAGCACTTAAATCTGATGGACAACTAGTTGATGATTTTTTAATTATTAAAGATCAAAAATCTATCAATGTCTGTAATGCACCGTCTCCAGCGGCTACTTCTTCTCTGGAAATTGGAAAAGCGATCGTTAAAGAATTAAGTAATTAACATAAAGCTTGTACCGCCCACTGCGTGAGCGGCACAAGCTTTATGTTTGTGTAGCTACTTAGATGAATATGATTCGTATTTTTCTTTTGTTAGACTAGCAACATATTGAGGATGATGCCACTTGCGAGCATATTCAATAGAAGCGTTAGCATGGTTTTGGAGTAGTTTACGATCTTCAATACACTGCTTTAAAACTGTCAAGATAGAGATAGGATCGGCATTAATAACTGCTTCTTGGACTTCCTTAGCCATTTGTAGTGGTAAAAAATGTAGATCTTCAGGGGCTATTCTTGCAATTACAGGTTTACCCATTGCCATTACTTCTACAGCAAATCCACCATACCAACCAATTAAGATCTGATCTATAACTAAATCTGCATCTTGATAAAGTTGTAAAGCTTGCGCGTGAGGAATATTTTCAATCACGCTAAAATCAAAGTATTCAGCATGGGTTTTTTCTAACTTTGCGATCGCCTTAAATATATAGTCACTCCCTTTTGCAGCACGATTAGTTGGAGCATGAATAATTTTTATTTTTTTACGTTCAAGTTTTGGAAGATTTACAGCTACTCCATCTAGACTAATAGAATAGGGAAGAAAAGAAGACATATGAGGCGGTAAGAAATACAGTAAGTCTGGATTTACTGCCCAAATATGCTGTACATACTTTTGCATCTTTATAATGCCTTTAAGCCGTAACTCATCTAACTTGCCAGAATTACATTGCCCATTGTAGCAAGTAGAATTATGACAGGCTGCTATTGCAGTACGTTGCATCGTGATATATTTCTGGCGAATATCACAGCCATTATAAGTTGCAAAAAGCTTAGCTTGTTTAGGATAAAATGGTAGCTCCAAATGATTAAGATGGTTCTGAGGCGAATGAAATAAAGATGAGCCAAAGTTGAAATGGAATATATCGTATTTATTTCTAATTTGAAAAAAGGTCTTTGTTAGCTTAGTAAACTTGGCGAATGGAGAAGAAATTTTATCTAGTCCTAAGTCAATATCACAAGCATATCCCAGCCATTCACTATTTCTTACTAAAACTTTGCTATCTAATCCGAGAGATCTTTCCCCTTGTGCGAGTCCCCAAGCCTGTCCACCTGTATATGTAGGTAAATGAAGAACTTTCATTGTTTTTATTAATCTTACTTTAGCACTTTATATTGAACAGCCATATTTTGGATTCCTTTCTCTATAGGCGTAAAAACTGGATTAAAAGTTGCTTGTAATAACTGAATATTTGCTATTAAACTAGATTGTCGATATTTGTCACTAATCTCTATATCAACTGGAAGATCGAGAGCTTGACTAATTAATTTTGTGATATGACGAATACTAACTACTTCATGACTACTAATATTTAGTAAATAGCTTTTTAAGTTTGAAGAAGTTATACATTGCAGAAAAATTTTGACAAGATCTACTACATTAATTAGTGATATTCTCAGTCCATCTATATCGTTTGCATCAATAGAATTACGATCAACAAAAACCTTTCTTCTTTGTAAGACAGCATTGAATAAATTGGGAATTAATTTGTCAGTTTGCCCTGTCCCATATACACCAAACAATCGCATAATTGTTACGTCAAAGTCATTGCGAAATAAGGATAATGATTCCTCCGCATGTATTTTGCTCAATGCATACCAGTTATTCCGATTAATTGGGGCATCTTCACTGAGTGGTTCAAAACTTGGAGCATAAACATTGCCTGTAGATGTGTAAATGAAATGCTTAACATTTGCTCTACGGGCTATCTCAGCAACTTTAACTGCACTAACTACATTTACATTTAGTAAATGCTCTGCCATTTCTGGGACTTGTCGATAGTATGGTGATTGAGAAAGATAAATGACTGTATGCGTATCTGGTGGAATAGAAAATTGACTAGATAGCAAACCTGTATCTGCACATATACCATGATGTTCAGCAGAACTACATCCTATAACGTCGATATTTTGGTCTAGTAGATAATTGAACAGATTTTTTCCTAAAAAGCCACCTGAGCCGATGATTAAGACTTTCATATAGTAACTCCTAAATCTTGGTAAGCATTTTTTAGCCTATCGGCAAATGCTTCCAATGTGAAATATTTTTCAATATATTGGCGGCTTTTAATTCCAATCTCTCTTAAACGATCTCGATCATTTACAAGTTCTTCAATATCCTGCACTAGTGTATCAATATGAGTATTTATAATTGGACATTCTTCAGGGCTCAACAGATATTCTTGCGGCTTTCGGATGTAACACATCACAGGTTTTCCCATTGCCATACCTTCAATAGCAAAGTAGCCATGAAATCCTATTAAGCATTGGTCAAATATGATATCAGCAGATCTATACATCTCAAGAGCCTTTTCATTAGCAACTTTTTCGACTAGAACTAGTTCTATCTGTGTACCTTTGGCAATTAGTCTTTCTACGGCTTCGATTAGGTAATGTGTTCCTTTGAAGGCTCGATGGTTAGGAGCGTGGACAATGCGTACAGGTTTTGTGTGATCGCTAGTTGGATATACAGCCTTATACTTTGCAGCCTTAGCACCATAGAGATCTAATGGCCAAAAAAATAGATCGTTACGACTTCCTATTGTGTACTCCATCATATCGCCCATGGCAAACACACCTGTTGAATAGTGTGTGAGTTTATTTATACGCATTTTACGGCTATACTCGTCACAAATACAGGCTTTTCCAATGGCAGGACATTCTGTACAACAATTGGGATGTCCTAATTTTTCTGTGGTTTGACGACTCCGTACATCTGCACCATAAGTCCAGAAAAAAACCGAGATACCTAATTTTTTGTAAACCAATAATTCCTTAAAACTTGACTGTAAAGGTTTACGCCCAAGTAAAACACCTCGATCCATGTACATATGGATACGGTCAGCCCATAGGCAAACCCAAATAAAAACAAATAAAGAGGTTAGTTTACCTACCAAAGGGATAGTTGTCCAAGCACTCAAATTATAGTCAAAGTCACTAGTAATAAAATAAGTATCATAGACCAATGATTTTGCATTAACTCCTAAAAGAGCTTCTGCTTTTGCTTTAACTGCTAATGTAATAATTGGTGTGCCTGTCCAGAGGCTATTTAATCTTAGATTAGTAGGCTGAGTTCTTATAGAAATAAACTTAACTAGCCACCTCACTGGAAATAGTAATAAGCCTATACCTAAAAAAACATAAGACAAAAGATCATAACCAAACCAAAATAATCTTTTCACAGCGAGGGTTTAGTTAGGAGGACAGAGATACCATTCGGATTTGCATCATTAAACTTGTAATCGCTTACACCTAACTCTTGTAACCAACCCGCTACTTCTGTTTCTGTATGTTGCCAAGCATTATGGGGATGATACCAATCAAAGTTAACCATATTATTCGTTTCAAAATCGAAAGCATCATTCCAAAAACATTTAACAAAATTGTAGTAGAAAAGACGTTGGACATCATGGGTTCCTGCTGGTATACCCAATACTGGAATATCTTTCTCAAGGGTAATTTTGGCATTGAGATGACTAAGTTCTCTGCCTAATTCGGTAAGTCCCTCACAGGCTTTGTAGCATTCATCTGGCTCTAGATGTGTAAAATGCTCACGAATGTAGCGATCGCAGAACTGCCTTGCTGCACCCATCTGCTTATAAACATAGAAGAACATCTGTCCATTGGGTTTGAGTTTTTTATAAACTGCAAACAAAGCTTTTTTCGTATCGGGTGTATGATGTAAAACTCCATCAGCAATAATGAAATCAAAGGAGCAGTCAGCAAATGGCATAGACATTAGATCTGCTTGGACAACATGGCAATTTGCAAGATGTTTCGTATTCTCAAAAGTGGTATAAGCAGCATCTGAAACATCTACTGAAAAGACCTCTCCTTGAGTATTTTCAGCCATGAATTTCGTGTTAAAGCCAGAACCTGGTCCAACTTCCAAAATACCACTAAACTGTTGATAAAAAGACTTAAGTTCTTCTAATGTGGAAAGCCCTAGTTTTTTGCAGTACCACCCATAAAGAAATTCTTGATGATTTGATTCCAAGCCATAGTTCTTAAATCGATTCCACTTATCAGAAAAAGTTTCATTAGTTCTTAACTGATCTTCTTGATGATTTTGTATAAAATGTCCATTGATGGAAGGTAAATTATATTTTTTTTGGAACCAAGTAAAGTCAGGCTTCAATAAACCAGATAAGAAACATGGAACTCCTTTAATTATTGGATACCAGCATTGGTGACTATCCCAAATTACCCCTTCAATAATCTGAGTATCTTTCTCCACAAATGATATTAATGAGAAACGATTTAGATATAGATTTTGACTTATGCAATTGACTAGTTCCTTTTTCATGATTTATATCCTTATAATAAATAAACTGCTAAACACTTAATGGGGATCATCTCATCTGTGCAACGATACATTTAGAATTAGAAGTCTCTAACAGTAGGCTTTTCGGGAAACTGCTTATCTATAAAAACAAAATACCAAAATTTAATATTTTAGAATCTTAGGGCTGATGATGTTATTTTGATTCTGAGTATTTCTACTAATTATGTATGTAATTGTGATG containing:
- a CDS encoding AAA family ATPase, yielding MQEQLSILIQAQYPLIYLNTPEEERAERAIANISQLKPIRRVFVWTSTRGIVEYGQATGAAQHNTESIQAALQWVIRSDQKDPAIYIFKDAHPFFDHPVTVRCLRDAVANFKGTQKTIILMSPIQVIPVELEKDIVVLDFPLPDIKAIEEVLDQQLGQVRTKKISAETREKLVRATLGLTQDEAEKVYRKAQVTNGKLTEEEVDIVLSEKQQLIRRNGILEYIEDEEDLDAVGGLEELKHWLQQRSNAFSQRARNYGLPQPKGMLILGVPGCGKSLIAKTTARLWSLPLIRLDMGRVYDGSTVGKSEANLRNALKVAESISPMILFIDELDKAFAGGAGSADSDGGTSSRIFGTFLTWMQEKKSPVFVMATANRIEKLPGEFLRKGRFDELFFVDLPNGEERRDIFKIHLCKRRPDVEKLDRFDFEQLSKVSDGFSGAEIEQAVIAAMYEAFAQDREFTQLDIISAVKSTTPLSRTMTEQVAALRDWARMRARPAATSVAEYQRMEF
- a CDS encoding DUF1257 domain-containing protein — translated: MSHFSTLRTKITDAEVLKSSLRDLGITVNTEADVRGYNSQRIRADIVATLEGDYDLGWSRNADGSFDLIADLWGVAKKHNQTELINSINQKYAVNKALTEVKRPGLSNANVKLVLQ
- a CDS encoding GvpL/GvpF family gas vesicle protein, which translates into the protein MSLYLYAILQAESLDLIKNLDLKGMNTQPVQFHSLPPFAIVYSESQQDRYLASRANLIAHETVLESLMKAIDPHQAVPLPLQFGLVVDEWEEVQRDLLIPYESKLKDLINNLIGKREVSVKLFWNQTEELNLAVAENEGLRQRREALVGKILSMDEAIAIGQELEAAIEQRQQIIVEAFINTLKPLSHDYAEGELLTESMIYNGSFLIDWDKEPEFAASVEDLDKQFENRLRIRYNDFTSPYNFVKFERE
- a CDS encoding glycosyltransferase, translated to MKVLHLPTYTGGQAWGLAQGERSLGLDSKVLVRNSEWLGYACDIDLGLDKISSPFAKFTKLTKTFFQIRNKYDIFHFNFGSSLFHSPQNHLNHLELPFYPKQAKLFATYNGCDIRQKYITMQRTAIAACHNSTCYNGQCNSGKLDELRLKGIIKMQKYVQHIWAVNPDLLYFLPPHMSSFLPYSISLDGVAVNLPKLERKKIKIIHAPTNRAAKGSDYIFKAIAKLEKTHAEYFDFSVIENIPHAQALQLYQDADLVIDQILIGWYGGFAVEVMAMGKPVIARIAPEDLHFLPLQMAKEVQEAVINADPISILTVLKQCIEDRKLLQNHANASIEYARKWHHPQYVASLTKEKYESYSSK
- the lhgO gene encoding L-2-hydroxyglutarate oxidase, with the translated sequence MYDFIVIGSGIVGLATGRSLLQSYPKAKLLILDKESQWAFHQTSNNSGVIHSGIYYKPGSFKAKFCREGNISMTEFCNKHNISHEICGKVIVATQPQELSLLENLYQRGLANGLKVEKISAEEVKEVEPHVSCIAGLRVFSTGIVSYRQVCQKLVDMIRDDGGELLLNANVTQIKDISEGKEIDTSQGIFATRMLINCGGLQSDRLARLGNVDPQIQIIPFRGEYYELKPEKRYLVKTLIYPVPNPNFPFLGVHFTKMIDGTVHAGPNAVLSLKREGYRKTDFDLRDAAEIFSYPGFWKLASKYSKDGIQEIIRSFSKAAFVRSLQHLIPEVTADDLVPTHAGVRAQALKSDGQLVDDFLIIKDQKSINVCNAPSPAATSSLEIGKAIVKELSN
- the rlmN gene encoding 23S rRNA (adenine(2503)-C(2))-methyltransferase RlmN, giving the protein MTANTLPTPSTKALPLLGRSQSELTEWVVSQGQPSYRGKQLHEWLYARGARSLEDITVFPKAWREQFAANPTVEMGRSQIHLHKQSRDGTEKFLLQLADGEIVETVGIPTSKRLTVCVSTQVGCPMACDFCATGKGGFRRNLAKHEIIDQVLTVQEVMQQRVSHIVFMGMGEPLLNFENLVGAIHVINKDIGIGQRNITVSTVGIPNQIPRFAKEHLQVTLAVSLHAPNQQVRAQVIPSADRYPLESLMDDCREYVEITGRRISFEYTLLSGVNDSAEQAQELAHLIRGFQSHVNLIPYNPVTDADYKRPSEKAIQTFVQVLEDYKIAVSVRRTRGLESDAACGQLRGQHEKALAK
- a CDS encoding metallophosphoesterase, whose translation is MKRRQLLFALGGALIGVPVIGALIYDAIAKSKNQTIYEPAAAQSPPATSANNLADANNEVILETTEEPLLRFAAIADNGFGSPDQFAVAKSMWDTYQQKPYGFVLMAGDNIYSYGEIKLARAYFEEPYAPLLKENVKFYAVLGNHDIIKSNNGLDQINYKPFNMSDRYYSFTKGDVNEGTVEFFAIDTNSNAPWDAQLAWLDQQLAKSTAPWKIVYGHHPLYSSGRHGSNPELAAKLAPIFAKHKVPLYLCGHDHGYERFNPINGTAYIVNGGGGAPLYKFGRSPQTAFVSSQFSFMTFDVYQDKIITKAIATDGKVFDRAIITKTI